The Epinephelus lanceolatus isolate andai-2023 chromosome 16, ASM4190304v1, whole genome shotgun sequence nucleotide sequence CTCACACTGTCAGCAGAGTCATattgttaaaggggaactacactCAAAACTCACACGTGTTATTCCTCTGGTCTaaggcagtccaaaaatattagtaaacataaacaactctcccaaatccaaaaactggaGTGCTGAATCTCTGAAAAGGTCTGAGATGCCCTTCTCAGTAACTCATGTTCACACTTATTGACTTAACTTGCAGCCCATTATGTGGCTGCCAACTGCATCACTTGCTCTCAATatggaccaatttaaaaaatgtttgttcgcattagtcacttggacacaaaagcATGTGATCTAGGTTTGAAAATACCCAAATTCCCCTTCAATGTGATCAGCAATACCTGTGTAAtatcaagtcaaaatgtctgctgtaaaaaagGCTTGTAGatctttttctctttaaacCAGTTACTATCATTGCTGATGCCTCCGTTCCATTTAGGTATCTAAGTAATCCATACTAGTGACCCAGGGCCCTAGAATTGACACACCTAAAAGGAATGCAGCCATAATTAATGTTATTGATTTGACAAACACCAGGGCTTTTCCAGTCCTGACAAGTGTCTGCCCTTGAAAGAGACTATGAGTGCTGATTATTTTGTCAATGTAAGAGCAAGGATTCAAAACAGCACCCCAGCATGTTGGCCAGATGAGTGCTAACAGTGTTATTCAACAGTTCTTAATTTTTCCTCTCACTTGTTAGAGACCAGAGAAAGGTACAAAGAAACTTTGGCATTATTTTCTAAATTcgacaaactgtacatttaatgCTTCCCTTTGGACATTTGAAGAGTCTGTGATTTGTAACTGTGATGGTTTGGGAACACTGGTGGTAATTCTCCATGGTGTTTGTCTCCCTCTAGTGGTCAATGATTGTAATGACCTTCCCTGCTTTCTTTATGGCAGCTTTGTTAGATGCAAAACTCATTTGTCCATCATTATGAGGCAAATATCTTTAGATTAAAAATAAGTCTAAAGACTCAATAACAGAGCAAAAGAAAACCAGAACGACTCACTTGAAACTTTTAATATTATAGTTTAACAGGTTTTCTGTCACAATAAtaacaactttatttatttaaaagtgaCAATAAATTTAAAATACTTCAACTTATTTAttcttggacattttaacatttaacgtTTGTCTTCACGGTAAAAACAAGGTATGCTGATATTTACATGTTATAAGACCTCTGTGTTGGCCTTTCTCATCCTCTTTCATCCTTTAACGCTCTTTTCTTGCATCTCCACCTCTTCGGAGCTGGTTGTAAAGTCAAAATCTTCAGCCCTGTGGGAAGAGCATACATAGTTTGTTATTCAAAATAAGCACAACTGATAGGTGTGTAAGGATGTTAAACTAAACTGGAATTAAATGAATAACAGCTGGTGATCTGTCACCTAAAGTATGATGAGGGAGGTGATAAGTGAATTTGTCTAACTGTATGGTGATGTAAAACATCTATACAGATATATGTGCAAACCAAAGCGTTATGGCATCCTCTTTTGAATTAAATATGAATGTCAGTCATTATGGACAAGAGTTGCCTACCAGTGTAAACCAGTGTTTAACAACCAAGTATTGTCCAGAGTCCTAAAGAGGCTCCAGTATGGACTTCTTCTCCCCAATCTCTGCGGCAATATTGGGTTCTGTGCTTCTCGAACATTGAGGCACTTGGCACACATTTCCCATGATCGCCCAAACCTCTGGGGCATGTTGGGGGTCGAGTTTGGGGCACTGTCATCACCAGGAACACTCTCCCTCCCGAAGCGCATGGGCATGTTGGCGTGCAGTTGGAAAGGTTTGGCAGTAGGCGGGAAGAGCCTGATGATGGACGGGAGGCTGATTTTGCTGGTGGTGGGGGTCACGTGTACGCTGAAGCTCTCAAGATCCAAACTCCTGctgatttcattttttgtctgcgaacaaaaacatgatgaggTCCAGATAGGTCTCATATACGAATATTTGTCAATTCATTAATTAGTGAACCAACAGAAAATTATTCAACTAGTTTTATAATCAgttaatcttttttcttttaatcgaAATttccaaacatttgctggttcagATGTGAGTATTTGTTGCTTCTCATTGAAATTTATAATAGTAAATGACGATGGTAGCAATATCCAAGAAGTAAGCTGGACAAAGCAAGCAAATTAAATCAGTCAGCTTAGGTTGACCTTAAGTTAGACCTTAGTTATTTGAGAGAATAGTCAAAAGATTATTCAATATTCAAAATAATTCTTAGTTGCAGCCTAACTTTTATTACTAATCTTCCTTTCTAAGTAAGGGCACATCATTTTATGTTATTTCATACATATTTAAGGGCAAACACCATCAAAATACCCTCCAGTAAAAAGGTTTTATTTGACTAAATGTGTCTATTGTCAGTCATTTGCAAATGGTGGTATGAAAGCAATAATGCATTAACTATTGCTTTGctataatgtaaaacaaaaatgggTAAATGTGATATAGCAGATCCACTGGTATGTGTCGTAAAAATACAGTTGTATCCAACCAGCCCCCAAATCCCCAAAATACTCAGTTTACTATCATATACGATAACATTAAattctgggggaaaaaaaaggaatcagagatagtttggatttttgtcTCAACGATGAACCAGTTGTCGATCGGCAATTAATGAATCGACTAATCTTTTAAGCTGGAAAACCTAATAACATGGATGGAATAAGCATCTCTGTTCTGCTAATTGAAATAGATCTTACCTGTTGGTGTGGctgtgtcctcacagtgtgtgttCCATCATTGCTGCCCGGCAAAGTTTTATCACTGTGGATTGATTTCCCATGGACCTGCCGGTTGAATGCTGCTGCCCCTCCAAGACCTCCCAGCATCAGGAGCGCTGACAGAAACACCGTGGTCAACATGTTAACAGCAGGAGATGTGTTCTTGCAGGACAGCACCAGGACATGTGTCTTATTTCCTGCCAACCACTCTGTTATTAAAGACTCCTGAAAACATACGTCACCTGTCGTGTGtgataaagacacacacacacacacacacacacacacacacacatgaaacgGACACATACGCACATATCTTCTGCCTCTCATTTATACTGAGCAAATTCCTGTCTCAATAATCATCCAGCTCTGAAGAACACATCTGAAAAGACATTTGGCCTAATTGGCTATTCAAAACAGGCATTCAGTGGAAATACTGACAGCAGCACTATTCACATTCAATACTTGTGATATACCTTGTATTGTCCAGTTCTACCCaggctgtgttttttctttactgTAGGCTTTGCTAATTATTTCCAAGCCAGCAATTccaattaggaaaaaaaatcttatgtAGCAAGCTTcattgaaaacactgaaagacaAGTTGAGGTTTTGCAACCTTTTATTCATCTTCTCAGACATCA carries:
- the npvf gene encoding pro-FMRFamide-related neuropeptide VF translates to MLTTVFLSALLMLGGLGGAAAFNRQVHGKSIHSDKTLPGSNDGTHTVRTQPHQQTKNEISRSLDLESFSVHVTPTTSKISLPSIIRLFPPTAKPFQLHANMPMRFGRESVPGDDSAPNSTPNMPQRFGRSWEMCAKCLNVREAQNPILPQRLGRRSPYWSLFRTLDNTWLLNTGLHWAEDFDFTTSSEEVEMQEKSVKG